Proteins encoded within one genomic window of Streptomyces sp. NBC_01314:
- a CDS encoding LacI family DNA-binding transcriptional regulator — MTRGTGRGAGPAAPSSTDVARLAGVSQKTVSRVFNDEPYVSADVRRRVTEAAEQLGYRRNNAARALASGRTRSIGVVTLGTALYGPASLLMGVERVVRDTGYALRVVNTMEGDPAGIAGAVDSLLDQGVDGIVISEPIDEAAENGGMAPRVAVPVLVIGAPPFVTAPAVLNVGDGADLMARTATEHLLGLGHTTVHHLAGPQRWYAARDRLEGWRSTLTARGKDLPEVVRGDWSAASGYAAGRELAENRDVTAVFAANDDMAIGLIRALAEAGRRVPQDVSVVGFDDIPVAAYVTPPLTTVRQPFDAVAQEGLKRLVHAIENPDADPLPPSDPPVDLVVRASTAPPPSRTTPARGRRTASRVRVGTPAPPQPDGGAALQH, encoded by the coding sequence ATGACGCGAGGTACGGGGCGGGGCGCAGGCCCCGCGGCACCGAGCAGTACGGATGTGGCGCGGCTGGCCGGGGTCTCGCAGAAGACCGTGTCGAGGGTCTTCAACGACGAGCCGTACGTCTCCGCGGACGTGCGCAGACGTGTCACGGAGGCCGCCGAGCAGCTCGGTTACCGGCGTAACAACGCCGCCCGGGCACTGGCCTCGGGGCGGACCCGCTCCATCGGGGTGGTGACGCTGGGGACGGCTCTGTACGGTCCCGCCTCGCTGCTCATGGGCGTCGAGCGGGTCGTCCGGGACACCGGCTACGCGCTCCGCGTGGTCAACACCATGGAGGGCGACCCCGCGGGTATCGCGGGGGCCGTGGACTCGCTTCTCGACCAGGGCGTGGACGGCATCGTCATCTCCGAGCCGATAGACGAGGCGGCAGAGAACGGCGGCATGGCTCCGCGTGTCGCCGTGCCGGTGCTGGTCATCGGCGCACCGCCGTTCGTCACCGCGCCCGCGGTGCTGAACGTGGGTGACGGCGCCGACCTGATGGCGCGTACCGCCACCGAACACCTGCTGGGGCTGGGCCACACGACGGTCCATCACCTGGCGGGCCCGCAGCGCTGGTACGCCGCCCGGGACCGTCTGGAGGGATGGCGGTCCACGCTGACGGCACGGGGGAAAGACCTGCCCGAGGTCGTCCGGGGCGACTGGTCGGCCGCGTCGGGATACGCGGCCGGACGCGAACTGGCCGAGAACCGTGACGTCACGGCGGTCTTCGCCGCCAACGACGACATGGCGATCGGTCTGATCCGCGCGCTGGCGGAGGCCGGGCGCCGGGTGCCGCAGGACGTCAGCGTCGTCGGCTTCGACGACATCCCGGTCGCCGCCTATGTGACTCCTCCCCTGACCACGGTGCGGCAGCCGTTCGACGCCGTGGCGCAGGAGGGGCTCAAGCGTCTCGTGCACGCCATCGAGAACCCCGACGCGGACCCCTTGCCGCCGAGCGACCCACCGGTCGACCTCGTCGTCCGCGCCTCGACCGCGCCACCGCCGAGCCGGACGACCCCGGCCCGCGGACGGCGTACCGCCTCCCGCGTCCGCGTGGGCACGCCCGCCCCGCCGCAGCCCGACGGAGGCGCCGCCTTACAGCACTGA
- a CDS encoding amidohydrolase family protein yields the protein MLRAGGRRLLEGALTHGARVLAHRGQGGVGVRRRVQPSVDVLPRLVVGLALPGSACANHLDALTSGITVGRAADLVVLDRDPFSGPPGDIAATRVLETFVDGVRVHAAPDA from the coding sequence GTGCTTCGAGCAGGAGGTCGACGCCTCCTCGAAGGAGCTCTTACCCACGGTGCGCGGGTCCTGGCGCACCGCGGTCAGGGCGGGGTCGGGGTACGACGCCGGGTCCAGCCCTCGGTAGACGTCCTGCCACGCCTGGTCGTCGGCCTCGCGCTGCCGGGCAGCGCCTGCGCGAACCATCTCGACGCGCTCACGAGCGGCATCACCGTCGGCAGGGCGGCCGATCTGGTCGTCCTCGACCGCGACCCGTTCAGCGGCCCGCCCGGGGACATCGCGGCCACCCGGGTCCTGGAGACCTTTGTGGACGGGGTGCGCGTGCACGCGGCTCCCGACGCGTGA